The genomic window AGGCGCTGCTGCGGCAGGGGGTGGCGTCGCTCGCCCCGGACCTGCCGCAGCACGGCACGCGGGGCAATCCGCACGACCTCCAGTCCCTGCGCCAGCCGCTGGAGGCGGTGCGGCTGTGGCGGCTCGCCCTGCAGGAGGCGGAGGCGGCCACAGCGTACCTGCGCGCGCACGCGGTGGTGGACGGGTCGCGCGTGGGGGCCGTGGGGTACTCGCTGGGGTCGTTCCTCACGCTGATGCTGGCCGCGCGGCAGCCCGAAATCCGGGCGGTGGTGTTGGCGGCGGGGGGCGACCTCCCCCAGCACCCGGTGTTGACGGCCCTGGCGCGCCCCATCGCGGACCCCCTGCGGGCGGTGCGCCAACTGGCCGGCCGGCCCCTACTGATGGTGAATGGCCGGTATGACCCGGTGATTCGCCCGGAGCAGGCCGAGCGGCTCTTCGCGGCGGCGCGGGAACCGAAAGAACTGCGCTGGTGGGAGGGCGGGCACACCCTGTCCCCCGCCGCCATTCTGGACGTTGCGAACTGGCTGGCCCGGACCCTGGAGGCTTGAGCCTCAGCCGACCGGGACTTCCTTCAGCCGTTCC from Deinococcus carri includes these protein-coding regions:
- a CDS encoding alpha/beta hydrolase family protein, with product MRPPTPRILEEQPVSGGTRLHLELRVRSGTFPAILQVPQGVARAPAALLLHGFSSRGAVMAETVGQALLRQGVASLAPDLPQHGTRGNPHDLQSLRQPLEAVRLWRLALQEAEAATAYLRAHAVVDGSRVGAVGYSLGSFLTLMLAARQPEIRAVVLAAGGDLPQHPVLTALARPIADPLRAVRQLAGRPLLMVNGRYDPVIRPEQAERLFAAAREPKELRWWEGGHTLSPAAILDVANWLARTLEA